The genome window AGCCTGTTTGCCTTCCTGGAGCACCGACGCATGCGCAGGGCAGGGCGCCCACTGAAGCGACGTTCGGTGGCACTCTGCATTGCTGCCTACCAAGAGGACCCTGAGTACTTGCGCAAGTGCCTGCGTTCAGCTCAGCGCATTGCCTTTCCGAACCTCAAGGTGGTCATGGTAGTGGATGGCAATCGCCAGGAAGATGCCTACATGCTGGACATCTTCCACGAGGTGCTGGGCGGCTCTGAGCAAGCTGGCTTCTTTGTGTGGCGTAGCAATTTCCATGAAGCAGgtgaaggagagacagaggccaGTCTGCAGGAAGGCATGGAGCGTGTGCGAGCCGTGGTGTGGGCCAGCACCTTCTCATGTATCATGCAGAAATGGGGAGGCAAGCGTGAGGTCATGTACACAGCCTTCAAGGCCCTTGGCAACTCAGTGGACTACATCCAGGTAAGTCTGCCTCCCTAggagtgtgtgcacatggcacATGTGGCCAACCAGGCATACTCTCTTCCAGCAACTTTAAATGTTGCGTGGCTCTTGGTGTTCTGGCCATGCCTGCTTGCCCATAAACAAGGCATAACAGTGCTAAAGAAACCCTGGAGGTGACCAAACCCGGGCAGTGGTTCTGATGGTAACTGGGCAGCCCCCTGAACTGATGTCCTCATAACAACAGCAAACGGGTGCACAGCACTGACTTCATACAGGGCACTGTTGGGGTGCCTCAAATATATCCATTCTTTTAACACTTATAATAGCTCTGCTTATAATAGAACTGCTCTTCTGAGTTCCCAGGTCAAACAGAAGTTTGGagaataacttgcctcaggtcaAACAACAGACCTATCAGGCGGTCGGTCTATCCACGGCTGCTTTTAGCCCTTGCGTCTGTCTCACTACTGGCAACAGGGTGACTGAACAGGGACTAGAGAaacagctcagcagttcagagcactggctgttctggaggacccaccttccattcccagaacccacatagcagctaacaACATCTGccagcttcagttccaggggatctgacgccctcttatGGCCTTTGTAGGcaatgcatgtatgtggtgcaggcttacatgtagacaaaacacctgtatacacataaaaataaatcttttcttttttattttggttgttttgttatttatttatttatttatttatttacttatttatttatttttccttccttccttcttccttccttccttccttccttccttccgttctttctttctttctttctttctttctttctttctttctttcttttctttctttttgagacaaggtttctctctgtgtagccctggctgtcctgggactcactctgcagacaaggctggctttgaactcacagagacccacctgcctctgcctcccgagtgctaggattaaaggcatgtgccaccaccacctgacataaaaataaatcttaaaaaaaaaaaaaaaaaaaaaaaaaaaaaaaaaaaaaaaaaaaaaaaaaaaaaaaaaaaaaaaaaaaaaaccaaaaaaaaaaaagccgggcgttggtggcgcacgcctttataatcccagcactcgggaggcagagccaggcggatctctgtgagttcgaggccagcctgggctaccaagtgagctccaggaaaggcgcaaagctacgcagagaaaccctgtctcgaaaaaccaaaaaaaaaaaaaaaaaaaaaaaattaagcagccggacgatggtggtgcacacctttaatcccagcactggggaggcatagtcaggtggatctctgtgagttcgaagccagtctgggctacagagcgagatccaggacaggcaaggagaaaccctgtctcaggggaaaaaaaaattaagtatattgAGTAAAAGGATTCTGCTAAAAACCACTCAGCTTTGTTTGAGTTAGGACCACAAAGTCCCATTCTTCCTAGTGTTAAGTCATGTCTAACACAGCAGCTGGAGGGACTCGGGTCTATGAATGACCAACTTCCTTTATCCAGTGTTGGCAGGTCTGGAACTCTAAACAGACCCTGCTCAGACCAAGTGGTGACTGGCACCAGCCTGGACATTCCATTAGACTGGCAAGGTTTACACAGCTCAAAATTCCAAATACAAACTAGAGAGAGCAGAAAAGATTGAAAGTGTACATTTCAGTACCAACTAGAAACGGGCAACTCAGTTGcccaggctctggtccagaatccCTCACAGCCTCTCGTCTACTTTTGCCGATGGCTCCTGCCAATTGTTTATGAACACTTGGAAGAACAGTGGCTGATTTGGTAGCTCACTGTGTACTGATTCCGTCTTATAGGCATCATCTTCAGTCCTTGATTGCTATTAAATGTTCTTTTCCTAACTCCATGGACCCAAGCATGTAAGGAGGGATGTGCCTAGAAGGCTGTTTGATTCTGCAGTTTCCCTGAGGACTTGGGGTCTTTGTTAAACTTTTCTTAGAAccaagaaatacaagaaaaagccCTTGGTCTTGACAAATGCTCAGGCGACAATGACTTTGTCAGCCATTCCCTGAAGCAGAGGAGCCAACCTGCGTTGCCTctcttgactgtgtgtgtgtgtgtgtgtgtgtgtgttctggtggACCTTCACAGACTCCCACTAAAGCAGCCATGCTCTACTCTTGATGGTCCTGAGCCCTACCTAAGGCATCCCTGAGTTACATTCAGTGTGTGTTTgctgagttccagccagccttcCAACAGCCCTGCTAAAGAGTATCTGCTTCTCTGTGGGGAAACCCTTGCCCAGGCAGtgagggcaccaggcaggcagacATTACTCTTCCTTCCTTAACTGCTTAGCTAGGCCTTCCTGAAGTGGATGAAGCAAAGCAGCATGGAGAAGGGGTTAGAAATGGTCACTGAGCCGAGACCAGCAGTATGGAGGAGAAGGGGTTAGAAATGGTCACTGAGCCGAGACCAGCAGTATGGAGGAGAAGGGGTTAGAAATGGTCACTGAGCCGAGACCAGCAGTATTGAGCAGTTGGCCTTTTAATTGAGGAGGCTCTGGGATTCTGGAAGGAGGCTCCCTGGGACCTTGCCCAGCTCCAGCAGGATGGAAGGACGTCTGGTGGGAGGGCAGAGGAAGCAGAACTGGTGCTGAAGGCTGTGCGTTTCCCCCTAGCATTCTGCTGCTTGCTTGTGCGAGCCTGTCTTCTAACATGAAGAGAACCGGGAAGACTGGGGTGTCAGAGGCagccttatttatttttgcttctggGAATTTAATTGAATTTAAAGTTGCTTATGCCAGCAACTTTAGTAAAAGCTTCGATGGAACAGGGTTTAAGTTCATCTGCTCTGAGAACAGTGATCATAGAGTCCAGTCAACGGGTTAGTAAACCCAGTTTCCCTGCCCAATGGAATGCCAGGACCATTTCAGTAATTTCAAAAAACAGACAGAAACGGCTGgtcatggtagctcacaccttcagtcccagcacttgggaggcagatctctgagttcgaggtcttcctgttctacatagcagtccagcacagccagggctacataaaaagacTATCTCAaagtgaaaggaaggaaagaaggcaggcaggcaggcaggaagtcagCCACCGTGGTGTGTGTACTCAGAGTTCAGGTGCAACTAACAGTGTTAGACCGTGAGGGAAGGAGCTACATTTGCAGACAGGATTTGTTGCAGGGTGTGATTGTTGGCAACTGCTGCCAGCTTTCAGCTTATTCAGAGTAGATCAGACCAGAGGGGCTGCTGGCCACATAGACCTGTCATAAGGACTTGGCCAAGATTCCAAGCACAGAATGCTTGGGGAGCAGCTTCGTCTCATGGAGGGGCTCTTGGGCAGGTAGACTCCTTGTCACAGGCCATAGGTTCACCAGGAGGTCAGGGTTGAAATCAGAGCACTGGTAGCAAACTACTTATGAGATCACCTCAGCAGTAGcccctgacatcatctcctgggGTGCTCTCCTTCGCCTCATGGCACCTGAACTCTCAGCTAGctgtccatctttctttcttccctttgttcCCCCGCCCCTTCTACCTAGCATAGAGCAGTTTGCTGGCAGTAAATGTGGAGGGGCCAGGTTCCTCAGACAGGAGCAGCTTCctgaagcgggggtggggggtgggggggcacgaCACGTACAGAGAACCTGACAGTGAGTGCACTTCCCGCAGGTGTGTGACTCTGACACTGTGCTGGATCCAGCCTGCACCATTGAGATGCTTCGAGTCTTGGAAGAAGATCCTCAAGTAGGGGGCGTTGGAGGAGATGTCCAAGTAAGGAGTAACCAGGAGTTCCTGGCGGTTGGGGTTGACCTTTTCTGTTTCTAAACCCAGTGGAATATGCGTGAGAAATGAATCTCTGGACTTACCAGAATCTGGGGAGCAGTTTCCCTCATAGCTTTTGCTGGCCTTCAAGGGCTCACTTCTCTGACTGCTCAACTCATTTCCTGCTCTTCGTGAACATGAGTAAGGGGAGGGAAGCATTAgaaaagctgaagtgggaggctggggagatggctcagctgttaagattACTGCTGCTCTTGCAGCCCAGGTTCGATCACCAGCATCTACATGAGGACTCACAAGAGTTCACTACtacagttctaagggatctgatgccctcttctggcctccacaggcatgcatgccagtggtgcacagacaaacatgtaggcaatacctacacacataaaataaatcaaaacatttgTATTCGGAAGGACATAGGATTTGGATACTGCAGGTCTCAGAAACTACTTCCTTTTGGACTGATAGTGTAGCTGATAGCTCCCAAGTAGGTTCCTTGAAAAGCCCATGCTTTAGGGACCACAGGCTAAAGAGCTATAGGCAGTATGCTCAGCACGCAGAACCAGAGGACACTGCAGGCCATGTCATGTCCTCTTAAAGGCTTACCAGCCACCGAGGAGCAAGACAGGTAGAGgttttgctttctgcttcttcctgaaGCCTTTTCTCTGCCACCACCAATGCCTCCCCTGAGACAAGGCACTGACCACTGAGCATCTTACTTGGGAATCTGTGGAGGTGCTGGCGTAAAGGTGGAGCTGGTGCGGAGACTGAGGTTTTATATGACCACTCTGAGTTTCAGATTCCTCAGTTCTCCTAAGTCCAGAACTAATGCCCAGGAGTGTGAGCAGTACTACTCAGGGTAGAAAGGCCTCAGATGAACACAGCATCTTTGTTCCCTTACAGATCCTCAACAAGTATGACTCATGGATCTCCTTCCTGAGCAGTGTGAGGTACTGGATGGCCTTCAACGTGGAGCGGGCCTGCCAGTCCTACTTTGGCTGTGTACAGTGTATCAGTGGGCCTTTGGGCATGTACCGAAACAGCCTCCTTCAGCAGTTCCTGGAGGACTGGTACCATCAGAAGTTCCTAGGCAGCAAGTGCAGTTTTGGGGATGATCGACACCTGACCAATCGAGTCCTGAGTCTTGGCTACCGGACTAAGTACACAGCACGCTCTAAGTGCCTCACAGAGACCCCCACTAAGTACCTCCGATGGCTCAACCAGCAGACCCGCTGGAGCAAGTCATACTTCCGGGAATGGCTCTATAATTCTCTGTGGTTCCATAAGCACCACCTCTGGATGACCTATGAATCGGTGGTCACGGGCTTCTTCCCATTCTTCCTCATTGCCACAGTCATACAACTTTTCTACCGTGGTCGCATCTGGAAcattctcctcttcctgctgaCGGTGCAGCTGGTGGGCATTATCAAAGCTACCTATGCCTGCTTCCTTCGAGGCAATGCAGAGATGATCTTCATGTCTCTCTACTCCCTTCTCTATATGTCCAGCCTCCTGCCAGCCAAGATCTTTGCCATTGCTACCATCAACAAGTCTGGCTGGGGCACTTCTGGCCGAAAAACCATTGTAGTGAACTTCATTGGCTTAATCCCTGTGTCCATCTGGGTAGCAGTTCTTCTAGGGGGCCTAGCCTACACAGCTTATTGTCAGGACTTGTTCAGTGAGACTGAACTAGCCTTCCTAGTCTCTGGGGCCATCCTGTATGGCTGCTACTGGGTGGCCCTCCTCATGCTCTATCTGGCCATTATTGCCCGGAGGTGTGGGAAAAAGCCAGAGCAGTACAGCCTAGCTTTTGCTGAGGTGTGATATAACCCCGAGTAAAGTGGGAAAAGTGCAATGggtaagggaggggaggggaatggaaaagacagggtgggagggaggagggagtgttGTGTTCTAGTTTCATGGCTGAAAGGACAAATCTGAAATGCAAAGAACGGTGACTGGTGTGGCCTGGGTAGGTAGCTCTGCTCTGGAAGTGCAGCACTGATTCTTCAGGCACAGGGCAGATGGACTTGTTTTCAGGCTACCTGTCTGCTTGCCCTTGCACAGGCAGTGATCTCTGAGAAAAGATTTTACTTCCTTCTGGGAACTACAGAGAACCCAGAAATGTGCTAAACCAAGTGCTAAATTCCATCCTGTGAAAACTGGTACAGAAGCAACGACAGTCTTTAGGAAAGTGTCCTCCTAGTCCACTTGAACATGATGAGATATAAGCAAAGTTCCCATCAAGTCTGGCCAGCTATTACCCCTTTCCCCAACCTCTAATTAGCCATCAATGCATTAAGTTTGTGCCTGAGATAACAAGGCTGGGAAACCTGATCTTTGGTCAGAAAACAGGGTCTAAGAAATGGTGCTTTATGTAATATACTCCATTCTACACCAAAACATCCCAGAGATGAGCCAAGCCACCAGGAGTAAGTACTAAGTTTGGTGGGGTTTTATTTGTGCATATTATAAAGGAAAGTTTGGCCAGGTGTCAtgggtgtaatcccagcacttggaaggtagatatgagatcagaggttcaaggccaggctgggccacatgagctcctgtctcttaCAAAAACAGTTTGAGAGGAGGGACAGAGATTGTCATGGTGCTAAAAACATGGAGGCCTTGGACTGCATGTGTTCCAACTGGAAACTGCTCAGACTTTTACAAGGATTCCAAAACTGTCAAGAGACCTTGCTGGGCAGATCAAATCTACCAGGAAATTCAAATGTGTTCAGGGAAGTCTTAGTTTTTTGGCTCATTCATACCTGATTACTCTCAAATTCAGCTCTGATCGGAGGCTAGACATCCTActcaacatttcattttcttcaacgGCAAATAATTGTTCTTAGTTGTTGTTTTctatgggggggggcagcagtCCCCTCTCCATTTTCATGGGTAAGTTTCTTCACGTGGCAGAGAACTAACTCTTACAAGACCTACAAGACTTACAAGGCTGCTCCCTACATGCATGGGAAAAATATCACTTCCGATCACACTGCCCCTCATCTTAGAACGGTCAGTACCTGGGCAGCTGGTTAGCATGTGTGACCTTCAGATACCTGTTCTCGACAATCATCCCCAGTGGAAAGCTTTCTGGTGTTGCCCAAACGAACCCTCAAGTCCAAGTTGGTCATCTTTGAGACCTCCCATTCTCCTCAGCGGCTTCTCCAAGGAATCCTATGGCCAGGTAATGGATACTCCACCATTTGCTGCTTTGGTCCAGAAATCAAGAGAGCCGGGACTGGTCCAGCAGTCTCCAGTCACTTCAGCACTCCCTCACACCCCCTCATAGCTGCTTGATTCCCCGCTTCTTCTGGGGAGTGAGGAGGAGCTTTTTGTATCGTTTTGAAATCCAGACCAGACTTAGCTTTTGGATCTAAAACCTGGGATCATGACTAAGCCTTTGACTTTAGGGGTTGCTTCTACATTTTCCAAACATTTGTTCTCACAGGGGTCAGCTAACCCCTCAGAACCAACCCTAAGGTGGAGAGCAGTGTACACAGGTGCTTCCTACAAAGGAATGATGTGCACTCTCAACCACAGATGGGCAAACCCTAGGATTTCCCTTCCTCTCATGAACACAAGGGTTTTCCATGTGTAGCTTACAGTTGCCACAGCACACAGACCTCAAGTTTCCAATAAAATTGCTGGCTCACGTCAATCCCAATTAATGGTGGCCGGGAAGCAGCAGCCGTTTGTTTTAAGGTGTTTGTTCTGGGCCCTTCCGCTAAGAAGTGAACTATTTTGAACACTACAATGGAGGCAGTCCAGTCAGCCAAGCACAGGGCTGACTCCACTAAGGGTGTATCTCCTCAGCTTCTACTTGAAGGTTAGTGCAGGACAATGGACTCGGGACGAGAACTGGTTGTCCGACCGTCGTCAGCTCCTCTGTCTTGTACTGTGCTCGGCTCTCCTCAGATTAAAGACGCAGAGATAGTAGTGAGCTTACAACATTTGACCTCGACtggattttctaatttattttgtaGGTTCTTCAGCAGCAAATCTAAACTGGCTCTACAGCTGGATCCCTGTTCTTACAAGGGAGGAGCCTTTCTACAGTGAGACTCATTTTGGTTTTTCCTCATTGACAATTTCAGCCTCTTTTGTATTGTTTCTACAATttgtaaacatatttatttttacctgctttttttaaataaggaggGAACTTTATTTAACATTAAGGGCGGGAGGGAATCAGAAGGGAGGTGGCTTTACTTGGTGACAATGTTCATATTATGTTCTTGGCACAGCCACTGAGCACAATGCATGGGCCTTTTGCCTCTTAGGCAGAAGTGTGCAGCCAAAGCTCTCTTCATTTTGTCCAGGTCCTTCATATCGAAGCAGCGCTATGGCTTCTGGAAAAGCTCCTCGGATTTGAGTTTCTAGCCTACCTATCCATGTACACAACCTTAACATGAGACTTACAGCCATCCCTCTTGAAGTCTTAGATGAAGCCATGGCAGTCCTTCTGCTGTCTGTACTTAATGATCTTGTTCTCAATGCCGTACACGGCTAGGGCTGGCAGCATGCTGGGGCCATACTCTGTACTACGGGACCCAGCCGAGGGACTGTGACCAGCCAGCCCTCTTTACAAGAAGCTCCTTGTCCAGGATGGTGGAGGAGATTGAGAACTCTTGTTGCTGCTTATGCAGGCTGCTCATGCTCCAGCTCAAGTTTCCCCTGACTATTTAGAAAGCATTCTGACTAAGGATGTGATCCTTATTTAACTCAAATCCAGGAGCTGCTCCTGTTCCTCCAGGTGGTCAGACATATCATAGGTGGGAATTCCTCATAGAGTGCAGCAGAACTCTACCAGGACCCCCTTCTCAGGATGATCTTTCTCCTGCTTCACAAGCTCCTAGCATCTTTCTCGATGCTGTCTTACAGCTGCTGTAGTCATTGCAGGGACCACAACCAATgtccctcacccaccccaccccagccgctttaactctgccttctccttctGTACCTGCGGGGCTGATAGCAGAGCTCCACCTCTGTCATTCTTGCTGATGTCCATGTTCTCTACTCCAGCATCATCAGGTGAGGATGCAGACTGAAGCTActggcttcctctttctttctccaggaCCACCTCTCCACTCTGGGTAGTTGGTGCTGACCTTTGCCCAGCAGTAAGGAACTTAAGTCCCCCTTGTGAGTCTACTGTTCAAGAGGCTAAACAGCATTTTCCTTTCTGCTTAGTCATCTCAAAGGTCACCATCTCCTTGAGTGTGGTATGAGTACTTCAGATGAGCTAAGGCGCTGCTGAACTTGTAGTTGCAGGCTGACCCAGTTCTCTGCAGTTCTCATTCATGAGACCACTGGAGTATCACTCTAGTTCCCATGGAAGGTGTCTAGCCAGTTCTTCTCCAATTCCCCATCTTATCTGGCCACCAAAGAGCAAAGATTTTGCTGTGTCAAAACACCTGCATGGTGAGGCTAGGTGCAAAAAAAGCAGGTGCTAGGGCTCCTTCCACAGTTCCACATTCTTCTCAGCCAACTTTTTATCCCCAGGTTCACACCACCAGCAGCACATCTCCTCTGGCAGCACACCTTTTGTCCTTAAAGGTAAACATCAGTCTCTCCTCGGAATTAATGCATGCTCTTCAGTGAGGTCCTGCAGGTCTCAAGCACTGTCCATCCTCTACCCAAACTCCTCCACCAGCAATGATgccaatctctctctttttttggtttttcaagacagggtttctctgtgtagctttggagcctgtcctgatctccctctgtagcccaggctggccttgaactcacagagatccgcctgcctctgcctcccaagtgcgccactgctgcctgacTTGATGCCCATCTCCTGATCTAGCTCCTCCACCAGCTGTCCTCTTCTCTGGCAAGCCTTCCGTAGCTCCTCACCAGCCAAGCTGGGGTGTTCCCACGCAGGGCACACCCTCCCCCAACTTCTGGCTCAGGAAGGCCTTTCTTGTAGCTCTTCTCTAAAGGCCATGGGATTGAAACACTGGCTGCtttaagctcttttttttttttttttttttttttcttttttggttttttcaagacagggtttctctgtgtagttttggtgcctgtcctggatctcactctggatccaccactgcccggcaagctCCTCTTTCTTAACACTGACCTTCAAGAGTTTCAACCCCAATTTGGCTGGACCTGGCTGCTCCAATGCCAAGTAATAGCATCTCCTGAGCTGGATGGGCCTCAGTAGTCTTCACACTTTCTAGCTTCTCCACTGCTTAGAGTACTGTGCAGCACCATTAGGGACCTgagtttccacacacacacacacacacacacacacacacacacccctctccacCTCTTGCTCACTACAGGTGCCATTCTGGTGCTGTTTCTTGTACTCCTAATGTTGCTATGGCAGCTTGATGGTGCCTTGTGCCAGTCACCACTGGTCCTAGCCACCTTTCTCTCAGAGAAGCTTGATGACCCCATAGTTAGTGTTAAATTGGCCTTATTGGGCCCACCAAGCCCTGATGACACAAAATGCAAACAATTCCAGGTGACAAGGCAGCTGCCAACCTGTTGCTGGCAACCGCAAGCGGCTGCTTCTGGCATTGTCATTTTCATTGTCCTGGGAgattggcttttttgttgttttcaggtCAACAATTTTTTTACTGcacttaacaaaataaaaacccttaCATAATGCTAGTGTGTccgttgctgtgacaaagtaccAAAGTGAACTTCAGGAGGAAAGGTTCACTGGGGCTCACATTTTGGTATCCTATCAATTGACTCCGTTCTGGGTGCATGGTGAGGCAGAGTATCATAAAAGGAGCCTGTCCTCAAGTAAATTGACTCACCTAGAAGCTgcagggaagcagagagctagaggAAGCCAGGGACAAAACACACTCCTCAGGCTATGCTCACAGTGACTGACTGCTTCCCGCAGTCTGCAGCACTTCCCAGTTAGCTCTTAAAGCATGACTATCAACAGAGCTGCTTCTCCAGTGATGTTCAAGAATCCACCTCCTACCTCCATCAAAGAGCCTCGCTGGAgatcaagccttcaacacatgaggTTAGAGGCACAGATCAGACGTAAAGAAACAGCTGGGATCTCAGAACTATGTCCTCTTGTACTTAATAAACCCGGCTCCTTTTCTCTCGTTTTAAAAGGACCAATGGTAGAAATGGCAGCAGTAGAATTCAAGAGCAGGGtaagaggccagcaagatggctcagagtaaAAGGTACCTActccgagcctgatgacctgagttccatccttgggatccactgccccacccctcaattgtcctctgacttccacacgtacATCACCAgcataagtgcacacacaccactcaaAAGTTAAAAGTGctgatttaaaaacatttcacaaaTAGGGTACAGTGTCACAGGTGCACCAATTTCAGAAATTAAGCCACTTAGACCACCCTGATACGACCCTGCTCATGAGCATTCATGCATGTGCAGCATCAGTGAGTCTGAGTCTCATGAAATATCAGGTGAAACCTCTCCCAACCAAACACTGCCAGCTCTCCTCCGGTTACTCCccaaaacaggaagagaagaacGGAAGCTAGAGCCAAGCTGGCTCCTCCAGTGCAAGCATGCTGGACGGCGGGTGACACAGCGCTGCTGTCAGCCCAGCACAGACAAGCGGGGACTGAACGGGCCGCTGTGGGAGAGAACAGAATGCGGTGACAGCAGCAGCCCTCTCGTCCCGTTTATTAAAGAAACAGTAAGAAAAGATACAATGCAGGAAAACACCAATCATCCTTCACATCAGGCTGAACGAAGCACAGTGATTCTCCCTTtcatc of Peromyscus leucopus breed LL Stock chromosome 5, UCI_PerLeu_2.1, whole genome shotgun sequence contains these proteins:
- the Has3 gene encoding hyaluronan synthase 3 isoform X1; translation: MLPLLTNCLFCSQMPVQLTTALRVVGTSLFALVVLGGILAAYVTGYQFIHTEKHYLSFGLYGAILGLHLLIQSLFAFLEHRRMRRAGRPLKRRSVALCIAAYQEDPEYLRKCLRSAQRIAFPNLKVVMVVDGNRQEDAYMLDIFHEVLGGSEQAGFFVWRSNFHEAGEGETEASLQEGMERVRAVVWASTFSCIMQKWGGKREVMYTAFKALGNSVDYIQVCDSDTVLDPACTIEMLRVLEEDPQVGGVGGDVQILNKYDSWISFLSSVRYWMAFNVERACQSYFGCVQCISGPLGMYRNSLLQQFLEDWYHQKFLGSKCSFGDDRHLTNRVLSLGYRTKYTARSKCLTETPTKYLRWLNQQTRWSKSYFREWLYNSLWFHKHHLWMTYESVVTGFFPFFLIATVIQLFYRGRIWNILLFLLTVQLVGIIKATYACFLRGNAEMIFMSLYSLLYMSSLLPAKIFAIATINKSGWGTSGRKTIVVNFIGLIPVSIWVAVLLGGLAYTAYCQDLFSETELAFLVSGAILYGCYWVALLMLYLAIIARRCGKKPEQYSLAFAEV
- the Has3 gene encoding hyaluronan synthase 3 isoform X3 — translated: MLPLLTNCLFCSQMPVQLTTALRVVGTSLFALVVLGGILAAYVTGYQFIHTEKHYLSFGLYGAILGLHLLIQSLFAFLEHRRMRRAGRPLKRRSVALCIAAYQEDPEYLRKCLRSAQRIAFPNLKVVMVVDGNRQEDAYMLDIFHEVLGGSEQAGFFVWRSNFHEAGEGETEASLQEGMERVRAVVWASTFSCIMQKWGGKREVMYTAFKALGNSVDYIQVCDSDTVLDPACTIEMLRVLEEDPQVGGVGGDVQPPGKGLAVEHGQVQGAQVSTEAWSAHQCSITRQQVSQFSSGERGN
- the Has3 gene encoding hyaluronan synthase 3 isoform X2, which gives rise to MPVQLTTALRVVGTSLFALVVLGGILAAYVTGYQFIHTEKHYLSFGLYGAILGLHLLIQSLFAFLEHRRMRRAGRPLKRRSVALCIAAYQEDPEYLRKCLRSAQRIAFPNLKVVMVVDGNRQEDAYMLDIFHEVLGGSEQAGFFVWRSNFHEAGEGETEASLQEGMERVRAVVWASTFSCIMQKWGGKREVMYTAFKALGNSVDYIQVCDSDTVLDPACTIEMLRVLEEDPQVGGVGGDVQILNKYDSWISFLSSVRYWMAFNVERACQSYFGCVQCISGPLGMYRNSLLQQFLEDWYHQKFLGSKCSFGDDRHLTNRVLSLGYRTKYTARSKCLTETPTKYLRWLNQQTRWSKSYFREWLYNSLWFHKHHLWMTYESVVTGFFPFFLIATVIQLFYRGRIWNILLFLLTVQLVGIIKATYACFLRGNAEMIFMSLYSLLYMSSLLPAKIFAIATINKSGWGTSGRKTIVVNFIGLIPVSIWVAVLLGGLAYTAYCQDLFSETELAFLVSGAILYGCYWVALLMLYLAIIARRCGKKPEQYSLAFAEV